The window TTTCAAGATGGAAAATTAGATGGAAACAGAAAGGAATATTATGAGTCTGGCGAACTTAAAGAGCACGCAAAATACGATGAAGGTAAGCGAAATGGCATTTTTAAGTCGTATTACAAAAACGGAAAAATAGCATCAAGAGGTAAATATAGCAAAGGAGAGAAAGTTGGTGTGTGGAAAATTTTCTATAAAAACGACTATTAATCAGTCAATTAATTAATATTTATCAGTATTTTTGTATAAAATTATTTGAAATTAGATGAAAGGACCACTTTTTTACGCTAAGATTTTACTCTTCGGAGAATACGGAATCATTAAGGATTCTAAAGGATTAGCAATTCCATTCAACTCATATAAAGGCGCACTTAAATCTGTGCAAAATTTATCTGGTGAAGCTAAAAAATCTAACGAAAGTCTAGCTAAGTATTACACGTATTTAGCGGATTTAGATACGGATCTTGTTTCTTTTAATTTAAGTGATTTAAAGAAAGATATTGATAACGGAATGTATTTCGATTCTTCGATACCACAAGGTTACGGAGTTGGAAGTTCTGGCGCTTTAGTTGCATCTATTTACGATAAATACGCAGCGGATAAAATTACAGTTTTAGAAAACTTAACAAGAGATAAATTGTTAGTTTTAAAACAAGTTTTCTCTTTAATGGAGTCTTTTTTTCACGGTAAAAGCTCTGGATTAGATCCTTTAAATTCTTATTTAAGTTTACCAATCCTTATCAATTCAAAAGAAAATATTGAAGCTGCAGGTATTCCATCTCAAAAAGAAGGAAAAGGAGCAGTTTTCTTATTAGATTCTGAGCAAGTTGGAGAAACGGAACCTATGGTTTCTATCTTTATGAATAAGATGAAAAACGAGGGTTTTAGAAAAATGATTAACGAAGAATTTGCAACATATACAGATGCTTGTATTGAAGACTTCTTAAAAGGAAATGTAAAATCGCTTTTTGGAAATGTTAAAAGTTTATCTAAAATTGTTTTAAAGAACTTTAAACCAATGATTCCTACAGCTTTTCATAAAGTTTGGGAAAAAGGAATTACAACTAACGATTATTACCTAAAACTTTGCGGTTCTGGTGGCGGGGGTTACATTCTTGGCTTTACTGAAGACTACGAAAAAGCTCAAAAAAGTTTGCAAGATTATAAATTAGAATTGGTGTATCGATTCTAAATTTGTAAGTATGAATGCTACTAAGCAAACATCTATATTTTACAAAATTTTCAGTTTACTATCTGTTGTAAGAGGTTACAATATTTTAGTTTTAATTGCAGCACAATACTTAGCAGCAATTTTTATTTTTTCATCAAAGAATTCCTTAAAAAGTGTTTTGTTCGATTGGCATTTACTGTATTTAGTAATAGCTTCAGTTTGTGCCGTTGCTGCCGGTTATATTATTAATAATTTTTATGATGCCAAAGCAGATCAAATTAACAAGCCTATAAAAACCAACTTAGATAATTATGTAAGACAAGAAACAAAATTGTCTTTATATTTCTTTTTAAATTTTCTTGGTTTTTTCTTTGGTTGGTTAGTTTCTTGGCGAGCAGCTTTGTTCTTTTCTGGTTACATTTTTTGTATTTGGTTTTATTCACATAAATTAAAAAAGTACCCTTTTATTGGATTGTTATCTGCTACGATACTAACAATTTTACCGTTTTTTGTAGTTTTTGTACATTATAAAAATTTCTCAAAGATAATTTTTGTCCATGCCTTTTTCTTATTCCTAGTGATTATGATAAGAGAATTAATAAAAGATTTGGAAAATATTAAAGGAGCAATTGCTAATAATTATAACACATTTACCATAAAATACGGAGAGCAAAAGACGAAGAGATTTGCAATTTTATTACTCTTTTTAACATTAATTCCTGTTGTAATATTATTAATAAATCCTGCGATTAGCGGTATGAAATATTACTTTTATATGGCCTTGGTTACTTTGATGTATGTAGGTTTTTCTCTTTTAAAATCTACACAAACAAATCAGTATAGAAAGTTACATAACATCTTAAAAATACTCTTGTTAATAGGTGTTTTTAGTCTAATTTTTATTGATACATCATTACTTTTAGAAAAGGTAATTGATAAATTGTAAATTGTTGATTTTCAATCATAAATAAAGTACTATCTTTGCACGCATTTTAAAAACAAAAAAATGGATTCAAAGAATAACTCGTCGAGAGGACGACAAGCTGGTAAGCGCAACAATCCTCAAGCAAAAAAAAGATTTCAAAACACAACTTCTAAGCCAAAAGCTAAACCTCAAGCTCAAAAAAATGAGAGCACAGGTATAAGACTTAACAAGTTTATTTCTAATTCTGGTATTTGTTCTCGTAGAGAAGCAGATACGTATATAGAGCATGGAAGTGTAACTATTAATGGTAATTTAGTTACAGAAATGGGACATAAAGTACAACCTGGAGATGAGGTTCGCTTTGATGGTTCTTTAATTTCTATTGAGCAAAAACGTTATATTTTATTAAACA of the Tenacibaculum todarodis genome contains:
- a CDS encoding geranylgeranylglycerol-phosphate geranylgeranyltransferase, which codes for MNATKQTSIFYKIFSLLSVVRGYNILVLIAAQYLAAIFIFSSKNSLKSVLFDWHLLYLVIASVCAVAAGYIINNFYDAKADQINKPIKTNLDNYVRQETKLSLYFFLNFLGFFFGWLVSWRAALFFSGYIFCIWFYSHKLKKYPFIGLLSATILTILPFFVVFVHYKNFSKIIFVHAFFLFLVIMIRELIKDLENIKGAIANNYNTFTIKYGEQKTKRFAILLLFLTLIPVVILLINPAISGMKYYFYMALVTLMYVGFSLLKSTQTNQYRKLHNILKILLLIGVFSLIFIDTSLLLEKVIDKL
- a CDS encoding mevalonate kinase is translated as MKGPLFYAKILLFGEYGIIKDSKGLAIPFNSYKGALKSVQNLSGEAKKSNESLAKYYTYLADLDTDLVSFNLSDLKKDIDNGMYFDSSIPQGYGVGSSGALVASIYDKYAADKITVLENLTRDKLLVLKQVFSLMESFFHGKSSGLDPLNSYLSLPILINSKENIEAAGIPSQKEGKGAVFLLDSEQVGETEPMVSIFMNKMKNEGFRKMINEEFATYTDACIEDFLKGNVKSLFGNVKSLSKIVLKNFKPMIPTAFHKVWEKGITTNDYYLKLCGSGGGGYILGFTEDYEKAQKSLQDYKLELVYRF